A single genomic interval of Dehalococcoidia bacterium harbors:
- a CDS encoding acyl-CoA dehydrogenase family protein, whose product MDFRFTPEEEAFRQEVREFIEKEFPRDLRGTMPEAGRYGEQPEPLREWRRKLAARGWVAPAWPKEYGGAGMTVMQQFIYNLEMARARVPPVGGLGVSVVGPTLIIYGNEEQKKTYLPKILSGEHIWCQGFSEPNAGSDLASLQTSAVRDGDEYVINGHKIWTSAAHMAHYMLLLCRTDPNAPKHKGISYIIVPMKDEKGNPYPGVTVKPLINMAGQYGFNQVFFDNVRVPVKNLVGEENRGWYMAVTTLDIERSNIGAAVGHQQTIEDLIEFVREQRGQGPERLSQMPSLRYELADRWVEAEVALLLSYRVVTMQNRGLIPNYEASATKLYSSELSQRIANTGMKVLGLYGQLAPRSKWAPLRGRIEAAYLTSVASTIAGGTSEIQRNVIAGRGLGLPRD is encoded by the coding sequence ATGGACTTTCGCTTCACGCCCGAGGAGGAGGCCTTCCGCCAGGAGGTGCGGGAGTTCATCGAGAAGGAGTTCCCCCGCGACCTGCGGGGCACCATGCCCGAGGCAGGCCGCTACGGCGAGCAGCCAGAGCCCCTGCGCGAATGGCGGCGCAAGCTGGCCGCCCGCGGCTGGGTGGCGCCCGCCTGGCCCAAGGAATACGGCGGCGCCGGCATGACCGTCATGCAGCAGTTCATCTACAACCTGGAGATGGCGCGGGCGCGGGTGCCGCCGGTGGGCGGCCTGGGGGTCTCGGTGGTGGGCCCGACCCTGATCATCTACGGCAACGAGGAGCAGAAGAAGACCTACCTGCCCAAGATCCTTTCGGGCGAGCACATCTGGTGCCAGGGCTTCTCGGAGCCCAACGCCGGCTCCGACCTGGCCAGCCTGCAGACCTCGGCCGTCCGCGACGGCGACGAGTACGTCATCAACGGCCACAAGATATGGACATCGGCCGCCCACATGGCCCATTACATGCTGCTCCTCTGCCGCACCGACCCCAACGCGCCCAAGCACAAGGGCATCAGCTACATCATCGTCCCCATGAAGGACGAGAAGGGGAACCCGTATCCCGGGGTGACGGTGAAGCCCCTCATCAACATGGCGGGCCAGTATGGCTTCAACCAGGTCTTCTTCGACAACGTGCGGGTGCCGGTGAAGAACCTGGTCGGGGAAGAGAACCGGGGCTGGTACATGGCCGTCACCACGCTGGACATCGAGCGCTCCAACATCGGAGCGGCTGTGGGGCACCAGCAGACCATCGAGGACCTGATCGAGTTCGTGCGCGAGCAGCGCGGGCAGGGCCCCGAGCGACTGTCCCAGATGCCCTCCCTGCGCTACGAGCTGGCCGACCGCTGGGTAGAGGCAGAGGTGGCCCTTCTGCTCTCCTACAGGGTGGTGACCATGCAGAACCGGGGCCTGATACCCAACTACGAGGCCTCGGCCACCAAGCTCTACTCCTCGGAACTGAGCCAGCGCATCGCCAACACGGGCATGAAGGTACTGGGCCTCTACGGGCAGCTGGCGCCCCGCTCCAAGTGGGCGCCCCTGCGGGGCCGCATCGAGGCGGCCTACCTGACCAGCGTCGCCAGCACCATCGCCGGGGGCACCTCCGAGATCCAGCGCAACGTCATCGCCGGCAGGGGGCTGGGGCTGCCCAGGGACTGA
- a CDS encoding LLM class F420-dependent oxidoreductase, with translation MQIFAGQVRFGIHAGPQNTTYDDYLALWRKAEELGYDWASVFDHFLPIQADPSGPCLEGLSLLSALAAQTSRIRCGILVVGNTYRHPAVVANMAATIDHVSRGRLELGMGAAWFELEHRQYGIPFPSTGRRIRMLGEAVKIIKSLWTQERTTFQGRYYTLTDAFCQPKPVQQPHIPLWVGGQGERLTLRVVAESADGWNTFLMPLEAYRHKLAVLAEHCREVGRDPEDIRKSLVFSAILRPSEAEARERAQRLASAMGTTLEALQGRFIIGTPEQCIERLLPYVHLGVGDFLLGARAPADLPTLELVAREVAPAVKAEGSRILASRG, from the coding sequence ATGCAGATCTTCGCCGGGCAGGTCCGCTTCGGCATCCACGCTGGCCCCCAGAACACCACGTACGACGATTACCTGGCCCTCTGGCGGAAGGCCGAGGAGCTGGGCTACGACTGGGCGTCGGTCTTCGACCACTTCCTCCCTATTCAGGCCGATCCCTCCGGGCCGTGCCTGGAGGGGCTGAGCCTTCTGAGCGCCCTGGCTGCCCAGACCAGCCGCATCCGCTGCGGCATCCTGGTGGTGGGCAACACCTACCGCCATCCGGCGGTAGTGGCCAACATGGCCGCCACCATCGACCACGTGTCGCGAGGCCGCCTGGAGCTGGGCATGGGGGCGGCCTGGTTCGAGCTGGAGCACAGACAGTACGGCATCCCCTTCCCCAGCACGGGGCGCCGCATCCGCATGCTGGGCGAGGCGGTGAAGATCATCAAGTCCCTGTGGACGCAGGAGCGCACCACCTTCCAGGGGCGCTACTACACCCTGACGGACGCCTTCTGCCAGCCCAAGCCGGTCCAGCAGCCCCACATACCCCTCTGGGTAGGTGGCCAGGGCGAGAGGCTCACCCTGCGGGTGGTGGCCGAGTCGGCCGATGGCTGGAACACCTTCCTCATGCCTCTGGAGGCGTACCGGCACAAGCTGGCGGTGCTGGCCGAACACTGTCGGGAGGTGGGGCGCGACCCGGAGGACATCCGCAAGTCGCTGGTCTTCTCGGCTATCCTGCGCCCCAGCGAGGCCGAGGCCCGCGAGCGGGCCCAGCGGCTGGCCAGCGCTATGGGCACCACCCTCGAGGCGCTGCAAGGTCGGTTCATCATCGGCACGCCGGAGCAGTGCATCGAGCGGCTGTTGCCCTACGTGCACCTGGGGGTGGGCGACTTCCTGCTGGGCGCTCGGGCCCCCGCCGACCTGCCCACCCTGGAGCTGGTGGCGCGGGAGGTAGCCCCGGCCGTGAAGGCCGAGGGGAGCCGCATCCTCGCCTCTCGCGGTTAG
- a CDS encoding CoA transferase, with protein sequence MAGPLEGIKVVELAFWVAGPSCAAILADWGAEVIKLEPPNGDPFRGLFASALGLPAPVNPPFEQDNRGKRSLALDLGHEQGRRIAYRLLERADVFVTNLRPRALADLGLSYEELSALNPRLVYCHISGYGTDHEERDRAAYDVGAFWSRGAVAAMLMSSDGPPPQQRGGMGDHMAGQSAAGAVAAALFHRERTGRGQKVSVSLMRIGAYMMSWDIALASRLGAEVKPYDRFHHPNPLINCYRAGDGRWFWLLLLQADRHWPDLCRAIGRPDLMEDPRFANIEARRLNAPELVEELDRIFAQRTLAEWGEVFDREDVWWAPVQDVNDLVKDPMADKAGVFVPVPTGDGQQLRLVASPADFHGTPWQVTRPVPELGQHTEEVLLELGYDWEQIVALKEAGVIP encoded by the coding sequence ATGGCCGGTCCTTTGGAGGGCATCAAGGTGGTGGAGCTGGCCTTCTGGGTGGCGGGGCCTTCCTGCGCCGCCATCCTGGCCGACTGGGGCGCTGAGGTGATCAAGCTGGAGCCGCCCAACGGCGACCCCTTCCGGGGACTCTTCGCCAGTGCCCTGGGCTTGCCGGCGCCGGTGAACCCCCCGTTTGAGCAGGACAACCGCGGCAAGCGCAGCCTGGCCCTGGACCTGGGGCACGAGCAGGGCAGGCGCATCGCCTATCGGCTGCTGGAGAGGGCTGACGTCTTCGTGACCAACCTGCGGCCCCGTGCCCTCGCGGACCTGGGCCTCTCGTACGAGGAGCTTTCGGCCCTCAACCCGCGCCTGGTCTACTGCCACATCAGTGGCTACGGTACGGACCACGAGGAGCGGGACCGGGCCGCCTACGATGTGGGCGCCTTCTGGTCGCGGGGCGCTGTGGCTGCCATGCTCATGAGCAGCGATGGCCCGCCACCCCAGCAACGCGGCGGCATGGGCGACCACATGGCGGGGCAGAGCGCCGCCGGGGCCGTGGCCGCTGCCCTCTTCCACCGCGAGCGCACCGGCCGCGGCCAGAAGGTGAGCGTCTCCCTCATGCGCATCGGTGCCTACATGATGAGCTGGGATATCGCCCTGGCCTCTCGACTCGGGGCCGAGGTGAAGCCCTACGACCGCTTCCATCACCCCAATCCCCTCATCAACTGTTACCGGGCCGGGGACGGGCGCTGGTTCTGGCTCCTTCTGTTGCAGGCCGACCGCCACTGGCCCGACCTGTGTCGGGCTATCGGCCGCCCCGACCTGATGGAGGACCCCCGCTTCGCCAACATCGAGGCGCGGCGGCTCAACGCCCCCGAGCTGGTGGAGGAGCTGGACAGGATTTTCGCCCAGCGCACCCTGGCTGAGTGGGGGGAGGTCTTCGACCGCGAAGATGTATGGTGGGCGCCGGTCCAGGACGTCAACGACCTGGTGAAGGACCCCATGGCCGATAAGGCGGGCGTCTTCGTGCCCGTCCCAACCGGGGATGGCCAACAGCTGCGTCTGGTGGCCTCGCCAGCCGACTTCCACGGCACGCCCTGGCAGGTGACGCGCCCCGTCCCCGAGCTGGGCCAGCACACCGAGGAGGTGCTGCTGGAGCTGGGCTACGACTGGGAGCAGATCGTGGCCCTCAAGGAGGCGGGCGTCATCCCCTGA
- a CDS encoding nuclear transport factor 2 family protein: protein MGAREEIERLIYEYASRLDAGDLHGVGALFAQGEIVSGDNVARGAEEVEALYRQWVRIYPDGTPRTKHLTANVVVEVDEARGTASARSVFVVFQQTDSLPLQPIIAGRYEDEFARRGDEWCFRRRRIISELFGDLSQHLLNPFQG from the coding sequence ATGGGGGCCAGAGAGGAGATAGAGCGCCTCATCTACGAGTATGCTTCGCGGCTGGACGCCGGCGACCTGCACGGTGTGGGCGCCCTCTTCGCCCAGGGCGAGATCGTTTCGGGCGACAATGTGGCTCGCGGCGCCGAAGAGGTGGAGGCCCTATACCGCCAGTGGGTCCGCATATACCCCGACGGCACTCCCAGGACCAAGCACCTCACCGCCAACGTGGTGGTGGAGGTGGACGAGGCGAGGGGCACGGCCAGCGCCCGGTCAGTCTTCGTCGTCTTCCAGCAGACCGACAGCCTGCCCCTACAGCCCATCATCGCCGGGCGTTACGAGGACGAGTTCGCCCGCAGGGGTGACGAATGGTGTTTCAGGCGTCGCCGCATCATCAGCGAGCTGTTCGGCGACCTGAGCCAGCACCTGCTGAACCCCTTCCAGGGCTGA
- a CDS encoding enoyl-CoA hydratase-related protein, with protein MSDDILLEVDDGVAVVTINRPQRLNSVTRTAAHQLAQTLWGLRDRDDVKAVVLTGAGKAFCAGLDLSSEDASSPELRVEGRPRYVVRSPLWGFGDVTRAIVGVDKPVIAAIAGPAVGAGLAFALAADRRIADSTARLSAIFVRRGLAPDCGLSYFLPRIVGLPKALWMVTTGVLLGAQEALAMGLVDEVVEEGRALEAALRYARQFARGASVAVELARRAIYKSLSSNLEEMLLYEEFAGMTAAQTEDAREGLAAFLEKREPNFRGH; from the coding sequence ATGAGCGACGACATCCTTCTCGAGGTCGACGATGGGGTGGCGGTGGTCACCATCAACCGGCCGCAGCGACTGAACTCGGTCACCAGGACGGCCGCCCACCAGCTGGCCCAGACCCTGTGGGGCCTACGGGACCGGGACGATGTGAAGGCGGTAGTGTTGACGGGTGCGGGCAAGGCCTTCTGCGCCGGCCTGGACCTTTCCTCGGAGGACGCCAGCTCGCCCGAACTCAGGGTGGAGGGCCGCCCCCGCTACGTGGTGCGCTCGCCCCTCTGGGGCTTCGGAGACGTCACCCGCGCCATAGTGGGCGTCGACAAGCCCGTCATCGCCGCCATCGCCGGCCCGGCGGTGGGGGCCGGGCTGGCCTTCGCCCTGGCTGCCGACCGTCGCATAGCCGACAGCACTGCCCGCCTCTCGGCCATCTTCGTGCGCCGCGGCCTCGCGCCCGACTGCGGTCTCTCCTACTTCCTGCCCCGCATCGTGGGGCTGCCCAAGGCCCTGTGGATGGTCACCACCGGCGTCCTCCTCGGCGCTCAGGAGGCCCTCGCCATGGGCCTGGTGGACGAAGTGGTGGAGGAGGGCCGCGCCCTGGAGGCCGCCCTGCGCTACGCCCGGCAGTTCGCCCGCGGCGCTTCGGTGGCGGTGGAGCTGGCCCGCCGCGCCATCTATAAGTCCCTCAGCTCCAACCTGGAGGAGATGCTCCTCTACGAGGAGTTCGCCGGTATGACCGCCGCCCAGACCGAGGACGCCAGGGAGGGGCTGGCTGCCTTCCTGGAGAAGAGGGAGCCCAACTTCCGCGGCCACTAG
- a CDS encoding DUF6285 domain-containing protein, with the protein MQDRPTVQELLAQVERFLQEEAAPRLEGSLRFHALVAANALRIVQRELQLAEGQIQAQWQALDDLLGPEPMPPGEQARREALQRRVAEVCRRIREGDADQEGPFRRRLLSYLELLTRHKLEVNDPGWLERPRA; encoded by the coding sequence ATGCAAGACCGCCCCACCGTCCAGGAGCTGCTGGCACAGGTGGAGCGCTTCCTCCAAGAGGAGGCGGCACCGCGACTGGAAGGGTCCCTGCGCTTTCATGCCCTGGTGGCGGCCAATGCCCTGCGCATCGTGCAGCGGGAGCTGCAGCTGGCCGAGGGCCAAATACAGGCCCAGTGGCAGGCCCTGGACGACCTCTTGGGCCCCGAGCCCATGCCCCCGGGCGAGCAGGCCCGCCGCGAGGCCCTCCAGCGACGGGTGGCCGAGGTCTGCCGCCGTATCCGCGAGGGCGACGCCGACCAGGAAGGGCCCTTCCGACGTCGCCTCCTCTCGTACCTCGAGCTGCTGACCCGCCACAAGCTGGAGGTGAACGACCCGGGCTGGCTGGAGCGGCCTAGGGCCTAG
- a CDS encoding endo-1,4-beta-xylanase, producing MGRIALGLALVSTALLSGAPPSSEAAADSPYGAVLVMGVADLRDPTPSLRAMELAARAGIVWIRMGFPWSWVEGTPGRFNWATHDVLVAKARSLGLEVMGSLGYTAVWASSAPPEVTRAVDRERYPPRDYEAWGRYVYQTVSRYRGQVRYWEVWNEPDLGGEGPFGFWRASEAEFARLLAVAYQNVKRADPQARVVIGGLSLGGSPGVLNEDFFPRILRDPTYPAARYFDIAAFHQYGSRDTARQRFLYVRGELEKVGAGDKPIWVTEVGATSESRPQDPPQYRGPEGQARYVRDMLPYLLQLGAQKVFWFSLTDAQLSGGNFISHGLLDSQLAPKPAYYAYRELTGAASSDGGGLRPQPTPIVAPAQPVATPPAAPVEAAPEPVTDGTVAVDETAAGGGEPPPSPATERSRGFPWPAAITGAGAALVAGGLAAAWRLRRRSG from the coding sequence ATGGGGCGCATCGCGCTGGGTCTGGCCCTCGTGTCCACGGCCCTCCTCTCGGGGGCACCGCCTTCCTCCGAGGCAGCGGCCGACTCTCCCTACGGCGCGGTGCTGGTCATGGGGGTCGCTGACCTTCGCGACCCCACTCCGTCCCTGCGGGCCATGGAGCTGGCCGCCCGGGCAGGCATCGTGTGGATCCGTATGGGCTTCCCCTGGAGCTGGGTGGAGGGCACGCCCGGGCGCTTCAACTGGGCCACCCACGACGTCCTGGTAGCCAAGGCCCGCTCCCTGGGCCTGGAGGTCATGGGCAGCCTGGGTTACACCGCCGTCTGGGCCTCCTCCGCCCCGCCGGAGGTGACCCGCGCCGTGGACCGGGAGCGTTACCCTCCCAGGGACTATGAGGCCTGGGGCCGCTATGTCTATCAGACTGTCTCCCGCTACCGGGGCCAGGTGCGCTACTGGGAGGTGTGGAACGAGCCCGACCTGGGCGGCGAGGGTCCTTTCGGGTTCTGGCGGGCCAGCGAGGCCGAGTTCGCCCGCCTGCTGGCGGTGGCCTACCAGAACGTGAAGCGGGCCGATCCCCAAGCACGGGTGGTCATCGGTGGACTGTCCCTGGGCGGGAGTCCGGGCGTGCTCAACGAGGACTTCTTCCCCCGTATCCTGCGCGACCCCACCTATCCGGCCGCCCGCTACTTTGATATCGCCGCCTTCCACCAGTACGGCAGCAGGGACACGGCCCGCCAGCGCTTTCTCTACGTGCGGGGCGAACTGGAGAAGGTGGGCGCCGGGGACAAGCCAATATGGGTGACGGAGGTGGGCGCCACCAGCGAGTCGCGGCCCCAGGACCCGCCCCAGTACCGGGGGCCTGAAGGGCAGGCCCGCTACGTGCGCGACATGCTGCCCTACCTTTTGCAGCTGGGCGCCCAGAAGGTCTTCTGGTTCTCCCTGACCGACGCCCAGCTATCGGGCGGCAACTTCATCAGCCACGGACTGCTGGACAGCCAGCTCGCTCCCAAGCCGGCCTACTACGCCTATCGCGAGCTGACGGGGGCAGCCAGCAGCGACGGGGGCGGCCTCCGGCCACAGCCCACGCCCATCGTCGCCCCTGCCCAGCCGGTCGCCACCCCTCCCGCTGCGCCGGTAGAAGCCGCGCCGGAGCCCGTCACCGACGGAACGGTAGCCGTGGACGAGACCGCCGCTGGCGGAGGCGAGCCGCCCCCTTCGCCGGCAACAGAGCGGAGCAGGGGCTTTCCCTGGCCGGCAGCCATAACCGGGGCGGGTGCAGCCCTGGTGGCTGGCGGCCTGGCGGCCGCCTGGCGCCTGCGCCGTCGCTCCGGCTAG